The Fictibacillus arsenicus genome contains a region encoding:
- a CDS encoding VOC family protein: MSTPQGFHHVEINVHDLTRTKSFYGWLMAELGFDLFQEWDKGISYKCGSAYLVFTQTEAKYREFSFHRKHTGLNHLAFWAKSRAHVEHLRVQLNENKVPFLYDNDYPFAGGEGHYALFFEDPDRIKIEIVAPR, encoded by the coding sequence ATGAGCACACCTCAAGGGTTTCACCACGTAGAAATTAATGTTCATGATCTTACACGGACAAAGTCATTTTATGGCTGGCTGATGGCTGAGCTGGGCTTCGATCTATTTCAAGAATGGGATAAAGGTATAAGTTATAAGTGTGGTTCAGCATATCTGGTTTTTACACAAACAGAAGCTAAGTACAGAGAATTTTCGTTCCATCGCAAACACACAGGTCTGAATCATTTAGCTTTCTGGGCTAAATCACGTGCGCATGTGGAGCACCTTCGTGTACAATTGAATGAAAATAAAGTACCTTTTTTATATGATAATGATTATCCCTTTGCTGGGGGCGAAGGGCATTACGCTTTGTTTTTTGAAGATCCAGACCGCATAAAAATTGAAATTGTGGCGCCGAGGTGA
- a CDS encoding helix-turn-helix domain-containing protein: MVGQRIRYYRKTKGLTQEELAQGICSVSYLSKIEKGDAKSSEEVINMLCDRLGISPEDVDESKVLEMLNEWNMMMTDRRFDEAEENFPLIQEKMKGISDPSLRLRFELFHCRYFMVLEPPLLDETKLKLEGIEELYEHLSNDLKFYYFMFWGMYYNFNKKYNEALEYLHKAEKQFNQTSNIQDSEAAVIYYLLALTYNFLMRITSVTTYSYKALTIFDREYNYSRSADCQILLGISYRRAQHYELAESHLKQALKYSTTFKDDTLSGIIYHNLGYIASCQKYHLKAIERYEKSLELKKSQPPANIANTIYLLATEHYELGDFDSALNLIPKGLKLVNEEQEPYYNLIILRYKINDMHSDEFLQYLRKTAIPFFKQKGIWELVATHSELLADIYFDQSHYKKASEYYRVANNARKNIY; encoded by the coding sequence ATGGTCGGTCAACGAATAAGATATTATAGGAAAACAAAAGGCCTAACCCAGGAAGAGCTGGCACAGGGAATTTGCTCTGTTTCTTACTTGAGTAAGATCGAGAAAGGGGACGCCAAATCAAGCGAAGAAGTCATTAACATGCTTTGTGACCGTCTAGGTATTTCGCCGGAGGATGTTGATGAAAGTAAAGTACTTGAGATGTTGAATGAGTGGAATATGATGATGACAGATCGCCGATTTGATGAGGCAGAGGAAAATTTTCCACTTATTCAAGAAAAAATGAAGGGCATAAGTGATCCGAGTTTACGCCTGAGGTTTGAATTGTTTCATTGCAGATATTTCATGGTGCTGGAACCTCCTCTTTTGGATGAAACAAAATTAAAATTAGAAGGTATTGAAGAACTTTATGAACATCTTTCTAATGATTTGAAATTCTATTACTTTATGTTTTGGGGGATGTATTATAATTTCAACAAAAAGTATAATGAAGCTCTTGAATATCTTCATAAAGCCGAAAAGCAATTTAATCAGACTTCCAATATACAAGATTCTGAGGCTGCAGTAATATATTACTTGCTTGCTTTAACATATAATTTCTTAATGAGAATTACTTCTGTTACAACTTATTCCTATAAAGCTCTCACAATTTTTGACAGAGAGTACAATTATAGCAGAAGTGCAGATTGTCAAATATTATTGGGCATTAGTTACCGCCGTGCTCAACATTATGAATTAGCTGAATCTCATTTGAAACAAGCGTTAAAGTATTCAACTACGTTTAAAGATGATACGTTGAGTGGAATTATATACCATAACTTAGGATATATAGCTTCCTGTCAAAAGTATCATCTGAAAGCTATCGAACGTTATGAAAAGAGTCTTGAATTGAAAAAAAGCCAACCGCCAGCAAATATAGCGAATACAATCTATCTATTAGCCACTGAACATTACGAATTGGGTGATTTTGATTCAGCACTTAATTTAATTCCTAAAGGTCTAAAACTAGTAAATGAAGAACAAGAACCTTACTATAATTTAATTATCTTACGTTATAAAATTAACGACATGCATTCAGATGAATTTTTACAATATTTAAGGAAAACTGCTATTCCTTTCTTTAAACAAAAAGGAATTTGGGAACTTGTTGCTACTCACTCGGAATTATTAGCTGATATATATTTTGATCAAAGTCATTATAAGAAAGCTAGTGAGTACTACCGTGTAGCAAATAATGCTAGGAAAAATATATATTAA
- a CDS encoding DNA-3-methyladenine glycosylase I — protein sequence MNRCKWSEESEMLQLYHDEEWGKKAEGNNKLFEGLTLELFQSGLSWRTILHKRENFRKAFADFNIEKVRQFGEEDVERLVADAGIVRHRKKIEATIENAKRVEELVRDYGSFDAFLDQLPEDKLEKQKVLKKTFRHFGLTTAESFLEATGRIPASHSEHCFMFNS from the coding sequence ATGAACCGATGCAAATGGAGTGAAGAAAGTGAAATGCTACAACTCTATCATGACGAAGAATGGGGCAAAAAGGCAGAAGGGAATAACAAACTGTTTGAAGGCTTAACACTTGAGCTGTTTCAATCAGGATTAAGCTGGAGAACCATTCTTCATAAAAGAGAAAACTTCAGAAAAGCCTTCGCTGATTTTAACATAGAAAAGGTAAGACAGTTTGGCGAAGAAGATGTTGAAAGATTAGTAGCAGACGCTGGAATAGTAAGACACCGGAAAAAGATTGAAGCAACGATCGAGAATGCCAAACGTGTGGAAGAGCTTGTAAGAGATTATGGGAGCTTTGATGCCTTTTTGGATCAGCTGCCAGAAGATAAACTTGAAAAACAAAAAGTATTAAAGAAAACATTCAGGCATTTCGGCTTAACGACAGCAGAAAGCTTTTTAGAAGCAACAGGCAGAATACCCGCTTCACATAGTGAACACTGTTTCATGTTCAACAGCTAG
- a CDS encoding DinB family protein — protein MNATVSLTETLLEEFYTVVRTTSNLLKKADQSVYDFRPADNMRTFLELANHLVQISHVDLAILQEKSEKEIRELEKKLSAQNAAELTHVLDEGYHLLKSYFLSLSEEDFLNKETKAFYAEKGMTQAKWLVEIVTHAFHHRAQLFTYLKQTKHEVNMFDLY, from the coding sequence ATGAATGCAACTGTTTCATTGACCGAGACATTATTGGAAGAGTTCTACACTGTCGTTCGAACGACAAGTAATTTATTGAAAAAAGCGGATCAATCAGTATATGACTTCCGCCCAGCAGATAATATGAGGACATTCTTAGAACTGGCTAACCATCTTGTTCAGATCTCACATGTTGATTTAGCCATTCTTCAGGAAAAGTCTGAAAAAGAAATTCGTGAACTTGAAAAGAAGTTATCTGCTCAAAACGCAGCTGAACTTACACATGTATTAGATGAAGGCTATCATTTATTAAAGTCCTACTTTTTATCTCTTTCAGAAGAAGACTTTTTGAATAAAGAAACAAAAGCATTTTACGCTGAGAAAGGCATGACACAGGCAAAGTGGCTCGTTGAAATCGTGACCCACGCTTTTCATCATCGAGCACAATTATTTACATATTTAAAGCAAACGAAACATGAAGTGAATATGTTTGATTTGTACTAA
- a CDS encoding cobalamin B12-binding domain-containing protein, translating into MAISDVEKLARLFLDGNHAEAMRFIKQQPNQSRMVLFRDLFTPAMYFIGELWENNEISVADEHLATGVCDFVLSRLFRVSEEKMSGNNKAMFMCLQGEQHYLGIKMIKSLFEERDWETKYYGASLPLEYALKSALQWKPEVIGLSVSIVYNLPVLKNYVRTLATLPHKPVILIGGRLAKKYDLEPYSNNQGIIINNLEQAEKWLDEYVEKRINA; encoded by the coding sequence ATGGCTATATCAGATGTTGAGAAACTGGCGCGGTTGTTTTTAGATGGCAATCATGCTGAAGCGATGCGTTTTATTAAACAGCAGCCCAATCAAAGCCGGATGGTTTTATTTAGAGACCTGTTTACTCCTGCTATGTACTTTATAGGCGAACTATGGGAAAACAATGAGATTTCAGTAGCTGATGAACATTTGGCTACAGGAGTTTGTGATTTTGTTCTTTCTAGATTGTTTCGAGTGTCAGAGGAAAAGATGAGCGGAAACAACAAAGCCATGTTTATGTGTCTGCAAGGTGAGCAGCATTATTTAGGCATTAAAATGATTAAAAGTCTTTTTGAAGAACGAGACTGGGAAACGAAATATTACGGAGCAAGCCTTCCGTTAGAATATGCGCTAAAGTCAGCTCTTCAATGGAAACCTGAAGTGATCGGTCTTTCGGTGTCCATCGTTTATAACTTGCCAGTTCTAAAAAACTATGTCCGTACATTAGCCACTCTGCCTCACAAGCCAGTTATTTTAATAGGCGGTAGACTCGCAAAAAAGTATGACTTAGAACCATATTCCAACAATCAAGGAATAATCATTAATAATCTCGAACAGGCAGAAAAATGGCTGGACGAGTATGTGGAAAAGAGGATTAATGCCTGA
- the lepB gene encoding signal peptidase I, which translates to MEQEKETQQQKSEWVSWLKAIGFALVFVFITKAYFFAPYMVEGASMSPTLHDQEKLYVNKIVYAFSEPKKGDIVIIKGDDKRYVKRIIGVEGDVIQMKSDVLYVNNKKVKESYLHENKSEAKSLGVHLTEDFGPLKVPKGKVFVMGDNRLNSMDSRNGLGLIETKSIEGRSEVVIYPFSEMRATQ; encoded by the coding sequence ATAGAACAGGAAAAAGAGACCCAGCAGCAGAAGAGTGAATGGGTAAGCTGGCTTAAAGCGATCGGTTTTGCACTCGTATTTGTTTTCATAACGAAGGCCTATTTCTTCGCACCATATATGGTTGAAGGTGCTTCTATGTCACCTACCCTTCATGATCAGGAAAAGTTATACGTAAACAAAATCGTTTATGCTTTTTCTGAACCGAAAAAAGGGGATATTGTCATCATTAAAGGTGATGATAAACGGTACGTAAAACGAATAATAGGGGTTGAAGGAGACGTGATTCAAATGAAGAGTGACGTTCTCTATGTTAATAATAAAAAAGTTAAAGAATCGTATTTGCACGAAAATAAATCAGAAGCAAAAAGCCTAGGAGTGCATTTAACGGAAGATTTCGGACCCTTAAAAGTACCAAAGGGCAAAGTCTTCGTAATGGGAGACAACAGACTGAACAGCATGGATTCACGAAATGGATTAGGTTTGATTGAAACAAAATCAATTGAAGGCCGTTCAGAAGTCGTGATCTATCCATTTTCTGAAATGAGAGCAACTCAATAA
- a CDS encoding antibiotic biosynthesis monooxygenase family protein, translating to MYTVFSTFDVPNEKAEEVINIYKNRSRSVDHAPGFVDFLLLQNDKREGELTVQLIFSTKEDYLKWVRSEDFKKIHDLEKKYPDKELAAVIPTVKQYKVVAK from the coding sequence ATGTATACGGTTTTTTCTACATTTGATGTACCCAATGAAAAAGCAGAAGAAGTAATCAATATCTATAAAAATCGCTCGCGCTCTGTAGATCATGCACCAGGGTTCGTGGATTTTTTACTATTACAAAATGATAAGAGAGAGGGCGAGTTAACCGTTCAGCTCATTTTTTCTACAAAGGAAGATTATTTAAAATGGGTCAGAAGTGAAGACTTCAAAAAAATTCATGATCTGGAGAAAAAGTATCCTGATAAGGAACTAGCTGCTGTTATTCCGACAGTTAAACAATATAAGGTGGTTGCAAAATGA
- a CDS encoding LTA synthase family protein encodes MLQSKSSMQKALASNLDAEEILHKLNKKNANNPELYGIAKGKNLIVISLESTQNFVLNYEINGEEVTPFLNELARSSYYFSDFYHQTGQGKTSDSEFLLDNSLYPLPRGAVFQTHPLNEYNAMPEILKTNGYYSAVFHGNNKSFWNRDVMYKTMGYDQFFSEEYYKITDENTINYGLKDIPFFHQSIPYLKDLPQPFYARMITLTNHHPYLINEEEQWIEPYPVDDGTVSRYFTTVRYADEALRQFFNDLKTSGLYENSIVVVYGDHYGISERHQEAMADVLGKASITAYNQVELQQVPLFIHIPGKKGKVVETVGGQIDLKPTLLHLLGIEAKDDVHFGTDLFSKDHNELTVLRNGSFITKDFIYTSETCYIKPFGAPVDPKKCEPYMEKAKEELDQSDQIIYGDLLRFLKQK; translated from the coding sequence ATGCTTCAATCCAAATCATCCATGCAAAAAGCGCTGGCAAGCAATTTGGATGCAGAGGAAATTCTACATAAGCTTAATAAAAAAAATGCAAACAATCCTGAATTATACGGGATAGCAAAAGGCAAGAATCTAATTGTGATATCCCTTGAATCTACTCAAAACTTTGTCTTGAACTATGAAATTAACGGTGAGGAAGTAACACCATTCTTAAACGAACTTGCAAGATCCAGCTATTATTTTTCTGATTTTTATCATCAAACCGGACAAGGCAAAACGTCTGATTCGGAATTTCTGCTCGACAACTCACTATATCCGCTGCCGAGGGGTGCAGTTTTTCAGACTCATCCATTGAATGAATATAACGCCATGCCTGAGATTTTAAAAACAAATGGCTATTATTCAGCTGTGTTTCATGGGAACAATAAAAGTTTCTGGAATCGCGATGTTATGTATAAAACGATGGGTTATGATCAATTTTTCAGTGAAGAATATTATAAGATCACAGACGAAAATACGATTAACTACGGATTGAAGGATATACCATTCTTCCATCAATCCATACCCTACTTAAAAGATCTCCCGCAGCCTTTTTACGCGAGAATGATCACGTTAACGAACCATCATCCTTATTTAATCAATGAGGAAGAGCAGTGGATCGAACCATATCCGGTGGACGACGGAACAGTCAGCCGGTATTTTACCACCGTCCGTTATGCAGATGAGGCATTAAGGCAGTTTTTTAATGATCTTAAGACATCTGGACTTTACGAGAATTCAATAGTAGTGGTGTATGGAGACCATTATGGGATCTCGGAACGACATCAGGAAGCGATGGCTGATGTTCTAGGAAAAGCATCCATTACAGCCTATAATCAGGTAGAGCTTCAGCAGGTTCCACTGTTCATCCATATCCCAGGTAAAAAAGGAAAAGTAGTCGAGACGGTTGGCGGACAAATCGACCTAAAACCTACTCTGCTCCACTTGCTTGGTATTGAAGCAAAAGATGATGTTCATTTTGGTACTGACCTTTTTTCAAAAGATCATAATGAGCTAACCGTCCTCCGCAATGGTTCTTTTATTACGAAAGATTTTATTTACACGAGTGAAACATGCTACATTAAGCCATTTGGGGCACCGGTTGACCCGAAAAAATGTGAACCTTATATGGAAAAAGCAAAAGAAGAACTCGATCAGTCCGATCAGATTATTTATGGTGATCTCTTGAGGTTTTTAAAACAAAAATAG
- a CDS encoding D-alanyl-D-alanine carboxypeptidase family protein: MKKLSLFLVFSLVILAQSHFVQAAGENKPDIKSESAVMIDAKTGDILYQKNSADQMYPASITKIVTGILAVESGKLEESVIVSSEAAKADGTRVYLLEGEQVPLKKLVQGLLINSGNDAAIAIAEYMAGDVASFADQMNEFAKKVGADNTHFVNPNGLFDVEHYTTAEDMAKITQYAMENEVFREIVSTKELPWVGEGWETTLRNHHQLLWDYPGTTGVKNGYVNESKHTLVTSVSRDNLDVIIVTLKAPSSRAAYWDTMTIGDYGFSNFERQTLSAGTEIQAETEETYPLKEDISVTMPIGEKPIQDVTSDGELLLKNAEGEVLLSHTLFKETKKEAATASKEEPVKEEEGSTFMQTAVKASVFLYGGLLLLLAFLVILRMRSQRQKHRKMRHVARSYVK; encoded by the coding sequence ATGAAAAAACTTAGCCTTTTTCTTGTTTTTTCACTTGTGATATTGGCGCAATCACATTTTGTGCAGGCAGCAGGAGAAAACAAACCGGATATTAAAAGCGAAAGCGCCGTAATGATTGATGCGAAAACTGGAGATATTTTATATCAAAAAAATAGTGCGGACCAAATGTATCCAGCGAGCATCACGAAGATTGTTACTGGTATTCTGGCTGTGGAATCAGGCAAGTTAGAAGAGTCGGTTATTGTAAGCAGTGAAGCGGCTAAGGCTGACGGAACACGTGTTTACCTTTTAGAAGGTGAGCAAGTGCCTCTGAAAAAGTTGGTACAAGGTCTTTTGATTAACTCGGGTAATGACGCTGCGATCGCGATTGCAGAGTATATGGCGGGTGATGTAGCATCCTTCGCAGATCAAATGAATGAATTTGCTAAAAAGGTTGGAGCAGACAACACACATTTTGTAAATCCTAATGGGCTTTTTGATGTAGAGCATTACACAACAGCAGAAGACATGGCGAAGATTACACAATACGCGATGGAGAATGAAGTGTTTCGTGAGATTGTGTCTACAAAAGAGCTCCCTTGGGTTGGTGAGGGATGGGAAACCACATTGCGAAATCACCACCAGCTATTGTGGGATTATCCTGGCACCACGGGTGTCAAAAACGGTTACGTGAATGAATCCAAACATACTCTTGTTACCTCTGTTTCACGAGATAACCTCGATGTGATCATTGTTACTTTAAAAGCGCCATCAAGCCGTGCAGCTTATTGGGATACGATGACGATCGGAGATTATGGTTTTTCAAATTTTGAAAGACAAACCCTCTCGGCGGGAACAGAGATTCAGGCTGAAACCGAAGAGACTTATCCTTTAAAAGAAGATATTTCAGTAACAATGCCTATTGGAGAAAAACCGATTCAAGATGTAACATCAGATGGTGAACTTCTATTAAAGAATGCTGAAGGTGAAGTATTGCTTTCTCATACTCTATTTAAAGAAACGAAAAAAGAAGCAGCAACTGCATCTAAAGAGGAACCAGTGAAAGAAGAAGAGGGTTCAACATTTATGCAAACAGCTGTAAAGGCTAGTGTTTTTCTCTATGGAGGCTTACTTCTATTATTAGCTTTCCTTGTAATTTTAAGAATGCGAAGCCAAAGACAAAAGCATAGAAAAATGAGACATGTAGCCAGAAGCTATGTGAAATAA
- a CDS encoding HD-GYP domain-containing protein: MIRNIKLGQLFIIGSALLQALHHYFIQPMELFYTFILLFLIGFLPALLMNYINKDWTKAVFVLCGIYVVSVSYTYVDYAIVQSAYFFLPVTALLLNDRRLYSLSSAGGFFSYLILSKDAAADYFAFISIYMIFCLLLFMVQTIVYKTVREKESVQQGVKAFSLAVEAKDVYTQGHSKRVAHYSMILARHGAFKNINPEELELTALIHDIGKISTPDAVLMKNGKLSQEEYEIMKKHPVDGMELAKSFGYSERVLKAILHHHERYDGLGYPYQLTGKDIPFYSRILAIADSFDAMTSNRAYRKAMTPWDAKKEIENQSGKMYDPAIVEVFNRAYYDMLLICEENEDIYNNVNLIAHKEVSSGLFEGKLS; encoded by the coding sequence ATGATTCGCAATATAAAACTCGGTCAGTTATTTATAATTGGAAGTGCTTTACTTCAGGCACTGCACCATTATTTTATACAGCCAATGGAGCTTTTTTACACGTTTATTTTATTGTTTTTAATAGGCTTCTTGCCTGCTTTACTTATGAATTACATAAATAAAGATTGGACAAAAGCTGTCTTTGTTTTATGCGGCATATATGTTGTTTCTGTTTCTTACACATATGTGGATTATGCAATCGTTCAGTCTGCGTATTTCTTTTTGCCGGTTACTGCTCTTCTTTTAAATGACAGACGGCTTTATTCTCTGTCAAGTGCAGGAGGATTCTTTTCTTATCTCATCTTATCAAAAGATGCTGCGGCTGATTATTTTGCATTTATCTCGATCTATATGATTTTTTGTTTGCTGCTTTTTATGGTTCAAACCATTGTCTATAAAACAGTCAGGGAAAAGGAGTCCGTACAGCAAGGCGTCAAAGCCTTTTCTCTGGCAGTTGAAGCCAAAGACGTATATACACAAGGTCACTCAAAAAGAGTAGCACATTATTCGATGATTTTGGCAAGGCACGGGGCTTTTAAGAACATTAACCCTGAAGAGCTGGAGTTAACAGCATTGATTCATGATATAGGAAAAATTTCTACACCTGATGCAGTTCTTATGAAGAACGGCAAACTTAGCCAGGAAGAGTATGAAATTATGAAAAAGCATCCAGTTGATGGCATGGAACTGGCTAAGTCTTTCGGTTATTCAGAGCGGGTGCTTAAAGCAATTCTCCATCATCATGAAAGGTATGACGGCCTAGGTTACCCATACCAGCTCACGGGTAAAGACATTCCTTTTTATTCTAGAATATTAGCAATCGCAGATTCTTTCGACGCTATGACAAGCAACCGTGCATATCGAAAAGCGATGACTCCTTGGGATGCAAAAAAAGAGATCGAAAATCAATCGGGAAAAATGTATGATCCGGCAATTGTAGAAGTATTTAATCGAGCTTATTATGACATGCTTTTAATCTGTGAGGAGAATGAGGACATCTATAATAACGTGAATCTTATCGCACATAAAGAGGTATCCTCTGGATTATTCGAAGGAAAATTGAGTTAG
- a CDS encoding L,D-transpeptidase, which translates to MPYVIYVSTTRKRLALAKDGKVIKRYPIGVGKMLTPTPTGTYTIINKAPNPGGPFGVMWLGLSRPHYGIHGTDNPASIGKNVSKGCIRMHNNHVLELSKLVPIGTKVVISA; encoded by the coding sequence ATGCCCTATGTGATCTATGTATCAACAACTAGGAAAAGACTCGCCCTAGCGAAGGATGGCAAAGTAATCAAACGCTATCCGATTGGAGTCGGGAAAATGCTTACCCCAACACCCACAGGAACATATACCATTATCAATAAAGCACCGAACCCAGGCGGACCTTTTGGTGTCATGTGGCTGGGACTTTCCCGGCCGCATTATGGAATTCATGGTACAGACAACCCTGCATCAATTGGAAAAAATGTATCAAAAGGCTGCATACGAATGCACAATAACCACGTGCTAGAGCTTTCCAAGCTAGTGCCAATTGGGACGAAGGTGGTTATAAGTGCATAA
- the acpS gene encoding holo-ACP synthase, whose amino-acid sequence MIVGTGIDIIELKRIKKAALHQERFSSRILTSFEQKRFESLNGNRKYEYLAGRFAAKEAMAKALGVGIGAELSWHDMEIKADEKGKPFITSPYPYLCHLSISHTKEYAVAQVILESSSS is encoded by the coding sequence ATGATTGTTGGAACGGGCATCGATATTATAGAACTGAAAAGAATTAAAAAAGCAGCGCTTCATCAAGAGCGTTTTTCGAGCAGGATCTTAACGTCCTTTGAGCAAAAAAGATTTGAATCTCTGAACGGGAACAGAAAATATGAATACCTTGCCGGAAGATTTGCTGCTAAAGAAGCAATGGCAAAAGCGCTGGGAGTTGGGATTGGAGCAGAGCTTTCATGGCACGACATGGAAATAAAAGCTGATGAAAAAGGTAAGCCTTTTATAACATCTCCTTATCCTTATTTATGCCACTTATCGATCTCTCATACGAAGGAATACGCGGTGGCTCAAGTTATTTTAGAAAGCTCGTCAAGCTAG
- a CDS encoding rhomboid family intramembrane serine protease — translation MFIRDESFQTFIRRYPIVTFLTAVHIVVFLLINFTPFRTSLYHLMVGSNYYIAAGEYWRLLTPIITHEAAGHLIFNSFSLILFGPALEQILGKARFIIGYVGAGLIANIATLLMLPLSYAHIGASGSIFGLFGIYVYMLYNHRQYIDRANTQILLVVLGISLVSTFLNERINVLGHLFGLIGGAALAPIILASLHRKKNRY, via the coding sequence ATGTTTATAAGGGATGAAAGCTTCCAAACCTTTATTAGGCGCTATCCGATTGTAACTTTTTTGACAGCTGTTCATATCGTTGTATTTCTTCTTATTAATTTTACCCCTTTTCGCACTTCTTTGTATCATTTAATGGTTGGTTCTAACTATTATATTGCTGCGGGTGAGTATTGGCGGCTTTTAACTCCTATTATTACGCATGAGGCTGCGGGACATCTCATTTTTAATTCGTTCTCACTTATTTTATTTGGTCCTGCTCTAGAGCAGATACTCGGAAAAGCCAGGTTTATCATCGGTTATGTCGGTGCAGGTTTGATAGCGAACATCGCAACCCTTTTAATGCTTCCATTGTCATATGCACACATAGGTGCTTCTGGTTCAATCTTTGGGCTGTTCGGAATTTATGTTTATATGCTTTATAATCATCGTCAATATATCGACAGAGCCAATACACAGATCCTTCTCGTCGTATTGGGGATCAGTTTAGTTTCTACTTTTTTAAATGAAAGAATTAATGTTCTCGGTCACTTGTTCGGACTGATCGGCGGTGCGGCATTAGCCCCTATCATCCTGGCTTCATTGCACCGGAAGAAAAATAGATATTAA
- a CDS encoding NUDIX hydrolase, protein MFWEGASCICLHKGKLLMVLQGTSEEEKRWSVPSGGLELGETLEGCCIREVWEETGYIVKIKEKLHIKEGVSFGINFKVQYFLGEIVSGFPKIQDPDGLIYDIRWVSFEELKHLTLSFPEDRELLMNYLAPFADII, encoded by the coding sequence ATGTTTTGGGAAGGTGCGAGCTGCATTTGTTTACATAAAGGGAAACTTTTAATGGTGCTGCAAGGAACATCAGAAGAAGAAAAACGATGGAGTGTTCCTTCAGGGGGCTTAGAACTAGGTGAAACTCTTGAAGGATGCTGTATACGCGAAGTGTGGGAAGAAACAGGCTATATAGTAAAGATCAAAGAAAAGCTTCATATAAAAGAAGGCGTATCTTTTGGCATAAACTTTAAAGTTCAATATTTCTTAGGGGAAATAGTGAGTGGTTTTCCAAAAATTCAGGATCCTGACGGTTTAATCTACGATATAAGATGGGTATCCTTTGAGGAACTGAAACATTTAACTTTGTCCTTTCCAGAGGACCGGGAATTGCTGATGAACTATCTTGCTCCATTTGCGGACATTATTTAG
- a CDS encoding magnesium transporter CorA family protein, giving the protein MEHTSVYGWTWHQHECHKEELSELIADNKGCKKWLTHIKENKTNYLRIERDKDGDPIIRGSITYKQNPENQEEFEVFHFYIRPKSFITVGLDLSKITGDYRESCDHLIIEEKTPVEGFLILMGELINHFLDGIDQFESKLKKLQRDVQRNNHTTLLNSIYDSRIELINWSDLTLPVHETAMAIKEAFLDDITETNAYKKITTRIERTLTLISHYRQDIDTLLNLEEVLSSHRGNEIMKTLTVFTVIVTPAMALGAIWGMNFKHMPELDWKYGYLYAMILMAVSTAGIYLWLRMKGWTGDLLRGKKNRKHFD; this is encoded by the coding sequence ATGGAACATACAAGTGTATATGGCTGGACTTGGCACCAGCATGAATGCCATAAAGAGGAACTAAGCGAACTAATAGCGGATAATAAAGGCTGTAAGAAGTGGCTTACTCATATTAAAGAGAATAAAACGAACTATTTGAGAATTGAAAGAGACAAAGATGGAGATCCGATTATACGCGGATCAATAACGTACAAACAAAACCCCGAGAATCAGGAAGAGTTTGAAGTCTTTCATTTCTATATCCGGCCGAAATCATTTATCACAGTTGGTCTTGACCTATCAAAAATCACCGGTGACTATAGAGAATCTTGTGATCATCTTATTATAGAAGAAAAAACTCCAGTTGAAGGCTTTTTAATTCTTATGGGTGAATTGATTAATCATTTTTTAGATGGAATCGATCAGTTTGAGAGTAAGCTTAAGAAACTGCAGCGGGATGTACAGCGAAATAATCATACAACCCTTTTGAACAGTATATATGATAGTCGAATTGAACTCATCAACTGGAGTGATTTGACGCTGCCCGTTCATGAGACTGCAATGGCGATTAAAGAAGCGTTCTTAGATGACATTACTGAAACAAACGCTTATAAAAAGATTACAACGCGTATAGAGCGTACATTAACTCTGATCTCGCATTACCGTCAGGATATCGATACACTGCTTAACCTGGAAGAGGTTCTTTCCTCGCACCGAGGCAATGAAATCATGAAAACGTTAACGGTATTTACGGTTATCGTTACCCCAGCCATGGCCCTTGGTGCGATATGGGGAATGAATTTTAAACATATGCCGGAACTCGATTGGAAGTATGGCTATTTGTACGCCATGATTTTAATGGCTGTTTCTACAGCTGGTATTTATTTATGGTTGAGAATGAAAGGCTGGACAGGCGACTTGCTTCGAGGAAAGAAAAACAGGAAGCATTTTGACTAA